A window of Streptomyces sp. DG1A-41 contains these coding sequences:
- a CDS encoding amino acid ABC transporter ATP-binding protein, which translates to MAVDPLIELRDVNKHFGELHVLQDINLTVGRGEVVVVIGPSGSGKSTLCRAINRLETIESGQIILDGQPLPEEGKALARLRADVGMVFQAFNLFAHKTVLENLSLGQVKVRGRKKEDADKRSRELLDRVGVADQADKYPAQLSGGQQQRVAIARALAMEPKAMLFDEPTSALDPEMINEVLEVMRQLAREGMTMIVVTHEMGFARSAANRVVFMADGRIVEDRTPDDFFTNPTSDRAKDFLSKILKH; encoded by the coding sequence ATGGCCGTCGATCCGCTGATCGAGCTGCGTGACGTCAACAAGCACTTCGGGGAGCTGCATGTCCTTCAGGACATCAACCTCACCGTCGGGCGGGGGGAGGTGGTCGTGGTCATCGGCCCGTCGGGGTCGGGAAAGTCGACACTGTGCCGGGCGATCAACCGCCTGGAGACCATCGAGTCCGGACAGATCATCCTCGACGGGCAGCCGCTGCCGGAGGAGGGCAAGGCCCTCGCGCGGCTGCGCGCCGATGTCGGGATGGTCTTCCAGGCGTTCAACCTCTTCGCCCACAAGACCGTCCTGGAGAACCTCTCCCTGGGGCAGGTCAAGGTTCGCGGGCGCAAGAAGGAGGACGCCGACAAGCGCTCACGTGAACTCCTCGACCGGGTGGGCGTCGCCGACCAGGCGGACAAGTACCCGGCGCAGCTCTCCGGCGGCCAGCAGCAGCGCGTGGCCATCGCCCGGGCCCTGGCCATGGAGCCGAAGGCGATGCTCTTCGACGAGCCGACCTCGGCCCTCGACCCGGAGATGATCAACGAGGTGCTGGAGGTCATGAGGCAACTGGCCCGCGAAGGCATGACCATGATCGTCGTCACGCACGAGATGGGCTTCGCCCGCTCGGCCGCCAATCGCGTCGTCTTCATGGCCGACGGCCGGATCGTCGAGGACCGCACCCCCGACGACTTCTTCACCAACCCCACCAGCGACCGCGCCAAGGACTTCCTCTCCAAGATCCTCAAGCACTGA
- a CDS encoding CocE/NonD family hydrolase, translating to MGHHRKALRTTAVGAVSATLVAGTALGLAPAAQSAPNPIRFVDITGDGGTVLKANVVTPAGADGTHRYPLLVMPTSWGLPQVEYLAQAQKLADSGYVVVTYNVRGFWQSGGEIEVAGPPDLADASKVIDWALAHTPSDAGHIGMAGVSYGAGISLLTAAHDKRVRAVASLSGWADLIGSIYSGRTQHVQAAALLDGASVVTGRQSAELRQVFDDFYASNLAKEPELIAWGKKRSAATYADQINKNGAAIMLANAWGDTVFPPNQYADFYEKLTGPKRLEMRPGDHATAELTGLFGLPNDVWKDTERWFDHYLRGEDNGIDREQPVQLKSRSAGGYEGYPDWKSAGATKRKIDLAGTTTIHTNVNSGADGGVVFLSNILDQVAQLPPVASIPLLPRRWAAVWQSEKYATTQQVRGTAQLHTTVTPTKESGTLVAYLYDVGPLGLGKLVTNTPYTFHGRTPGKPFGLDLELYSTAYDVPAGHRLALVVDTVDPLYIEHNPSGAQLTFSSPANDPSYVSVPLREQ from the coding sequence GTGGGACACCACCGCAAGGCCCTGCGCACCACCGCCGTAGGCGCCGTCTCGGCGACCCTGGTCGCCGGCACAGCCCTCGGACTCGCCCCCGCCGCCCAGTCGGCGCCGAACCCGATCCGCTTCGTCGACATCACCGGCGACGGCGGCACCGTCCTCAAGGCCAACGTCGTCACGCCGGCCGGAGCCGACGGCACGCACCGCTACCCGCTGCTCGTGATGCCCACGAGCTGGGGTCTGCCCCAGGTCGAGTATCTGGCCCAGGCTCAGAAGCTCGCCGACTCCGGGTACGTCGTCGTCACCTACAACGTACGCGGCTTCTGGCAGTCGGGCGGCGAAATAGAAGTCGCGGGCCCGCCCGACCTGGCCGACGCCTCGAAAGTCATCGACTGGGCGCTCGCCCACACCCCCTCGGACGCCGGGCACATCGGCATGGCGGGCGTCTCCTACGGAGCCGGCATCAGCCTGCTCACCGCCGCACACGACAAGCGGGTCCGCGCGGTCGCCTCACTGAGCGGCTGGGCCGACCTGATCGGCTCGATCTACTCCGGGCGCACCCAGCACGTCCAGGCGGCCGCTCTGCTGGACGGCGCGAGCGTGGTCACGGGCCGGCAGAGCGCCGAACTCCGGCAGGTCTTCGACGACTTCTACGCCTCCAACCTGGCGAAGGAGCCGGAGCTCATCGCCTGGGGGAAGAAACGTTCCGCCGCGACCTACGCCGACCAGATCAACAAGAACGGCGCGGCGATCATGCTCGCCAACGCCTGGGGCGACACGGTCTTCCCGCCCAACCAGTACGCCGACTTCTACGAGAAGCTGACCGGCCCCAAGCGGCTGGAGATGCGCCCCGGCGACCACGCCACCGCCGAGCTGACCGGCCTGTTCGGGCTGCCCAACGACGTATGGAAGGACACCGAACGCTGGTTCGACCACTACCTCAGGGGCGAGGACAACGGCATCGACCGGGAACAGCCCGTCCAGCTCAAGTCCCGCTCCGCGGGCGGCTACGAGGGCTACCCGGACTGGAAGTCGGCCGGCGCGACGAAGCGGAAGATCGACCTCGCGGGCACGACCACGATCCACACGAACGTGAACTCGGGGGCCGACGGCGGAGTCGTCTTCCTGTCGAACATCCTCGACCAGGTGGCCCAGCTGCCTCCGGTCGCCTCGATCCCGCTGCTCCCCCGCCGCTGGGCCGCCGTGTGGCAGTCGGAGAAGTACGCCACGACCCAACAGGTGCGTGGGACGGCACAGTTGCACACGACCGTCACCCCGACCAAGGAGAGCGGCACCCTCGTCGCCTACCTGTACGACGTGGGGCCGCTCGGCCTCGGCAAGCTGGTCACCAATACGCCGTACACCTTCCACGGGCGCACCCCCGGAAAGCCGTTCGGCCTCGACCTGGAGCTGTACTCCACGGCCTACGACGTCCCGGCCGGGCATCGCCTCGCCCTGGTCGTCGACACGGTCGACCCGCTCTACATCGAGCACAACCCGTCCGGCGCGCAGCTGACCTTCTCCTCGCCGGCGAACGACCCGTCGTACGTGTCGGTTCCGCTGCGCGAGCAGTGA